A region from the Sander vitreus isolate 19-12246 chromosome 1, sanVit1, whole genome shotgun sequence genome encodes:
- the mc1r gene encoding melanocyte-stimulating hormone receptor — protein MVMTNRSHRNPSILHVEFSPLNNFMEDNETNSTAGDQNSMGCVQIRIPQELFLALGLISLVENILVVLAIIKNRNLHSPMYYFICCLAVSDMLVSVSNVVETIFMLLHDHGLMDMHPGMLRHLDNVIDVMICSSVVSSLSFLCTIAADRYITIFYALRYHSIMTTQRATAIIVVVWLASITSSILFIVYHTDNAVIVCLVTFFCTTLVFNAVLYLHMFLLAHLHSRRIVVFHKSRRQSTSMKGAMTLTILLGVFIICWGPFFLHLILILTCPTSPFCNCFFRNFNLFLILIICNSLIDPLIYAYRSHELRKTLQELVLCSWCFGV, from the coding sequence ATGGTAATGACCAACAGGTCCCATCGTAACCCCTCCATTCTCCACGTGGAATTCAGCCCGCTAAATAACTTCATGGAAGACAACGAAACGAACTCCACCGCCGGAGACCAAAACTCTATGGGCTGCGTGCAGATCCGCATACCTCAGGAGCTCTTCCTGGCACTGGGGCTCATCAGCTTGGTGGAGAACATCCTGGTGGTTCTGGCCATCATCAAAAACCGCAACCTGCACTCGCCCATGTACTACTTCATCTGCTGCCTGGCGGTGTCCGACATGCTGGTCAGTGTCAGCAACGTGGTGGAAACCATATTCATGCTCCTCCACGACCACGGCCTGATGGACATGCACCCTGGTATGCTGCGCCACCTGGACAACGTCATTGACGTGATGATCTGCAGCTCCGTAGTGTCCTCGCTCTCCTTTCTGTGCACCATCGCTGCGGACCGCTACATCACCATCTTTTACGCGCTGCGTTACCACAGCATCATGACCACGCAGCGCGCTACCGCCATTATCGTGGTGGTGTGGCTGGCCAGCATCACCTCCAGCATCCTCTTCATCGTGTACCACACCGACAACGCTGTGATCGTGTGCCTGGTGACCTTCTTCTGCACCACCCTGGTGTTTAACGCCGTGCTGTACCTGCACATGTTCCTCCTGGCGCACTTGCATTCCCGGCGCATCGTGGTTTTCCACAAAAGCAGGCGCCAATCTACGAGCATGAAGGGAGCGATGACCCTCACCATCCTGCTCGGGGTCTTCATTATATGCTGGGGCCCCTTCTTCCTCCacctcatcctcatcctcaccTGCCCCACTAGCCCCTTCTGCAACTGTTTCTTCCGAAACTTTAACCTTTTCCTCATCCTTATCATCTGCAACTCGCTCATCGACCCGCTCATTTACGCCTACCGCAGCCACGAGCTGCGTAAAACTCTGCAGGAGTTGGTCCTGTGTTCTTGGTGCTTCGGTGTGTGA